A window of Paenibacillus sp. 19GGS1-52 contains these coding sequences:
- the cbiB gene encoding adenosylcobinamide-phosphate synthase CbiB, which yields MTVSLVLLAAYVIDRIVGDPQRLPHPVIGMGKAIHAVEQMIRRFFTRPQSLRAAGILLPLIVVGGAWLLTALLLWLLSLISPWLVWLAEAWLISTTIASKGLKDAGMAVYIELHKGDLPAARKALSMIVGRDTTTLNSPEVVRGTVETVAENIVDAIISPLFYALLGGAPLAMAYRAVNTLDSMVGYKNEKYRELGWASARLDDVANLIPARITALLLALCACLLRLDWRRSLRTVRRDAHRHPSPNSGYPESAVAGALGIRLGGENVYHGVASFRAYMGDPLRPLEPEDIIRTSRLMFLCSSIFVCLCAVVAWY from the coding sequence GTGACAGTTTCTTTGGTTCTACTGGCCGCCTATGTCATTGACCGGATCGTAGGCGACCCACAGCGTCTTCCCCATCCTGTGATCGGCATGGGAAAGGCAATTCATGCGGTAGAACAGATGATTCGCCGATTCTTTACTCGGCCGCAAAGTCTGCGGGCTGCTGGAATACTGCTGCCGCTGATCGTGGTGGGTGGTGCTTGGCTGCTGACGGCGTTGTTACTATGGCTGCTGTCTTTAATTTCACCCTGGCTGGTCTGGTTGGCAGAGGCATGGCTGATCTCGACCACAATTGCTTCTAAAGGATTAAAGGATGCAGGTATGGCAGTGTACATAGAATTGCATAAAGGTGATCTTCCCGCTGCCCGTAAGGCGCTAAGTATGATTGTAGGGCGTGATACGACCACTCTTAACAGTCCTGAAGTTGTGCGCGGCACGGTGGAGACGGTAGCGGAAAATATCGTGGACGCGATCATTTCTCCGCTCTTCTATGCGCTCCTTGGTGGGGCACCGCTAGCGATGGCCTATCGTGCAGTCAATACACTGGATTCCATGGTTGGCTACAAAAATGAAAAATACCGCGAGCTCGGCTGGGCATCTGCGCGGCTGGATGATGTCGCCAATCTGATTCCGGCGCGAATCACAGCATTGCTGCTGGCACTATGCGCTTGTCTGCTGCGGCTGGACTGGCGGAGAAGCCTGCGCACGGTTCGCCGCGATGCCCACCGTCATCCCAGCCCTAACAGTGGCTATCCGGAATCCGCCGTTGCCGGAGCACTGGGCATCCGGCTGGGAGGCGAGAACGTGTACCACGGCGTTGCTTCTTTTCGAGCATACATGGGTGATCCGCTGCGGCCTCTTGAGCCGGAGGATATCATCCGTACCTCACGGTTAATGTTTCTCTGCTCTTCAATATTTGTCTGCCTCTGCGCAGTGGTGGCATGGTACTAA
- a CDS encoding PLP-dependent aminotransferase family protein — protein MFKDFKLIAGRPVYIQVKDYMKRLIIKGALQGGQKLPSTRELSVLLKVSRNSIIAAYTGLEDDGFAYAVQGQGSYVASEANASVHAADSSWSMDWKARMNGHARLAEELDIMKRGIRAAKGTISFTSIAPDENLFDLDNVKRAFMDRMSVEGNVLLNYGYAKGYKPLIDYLRQYMEHKGVDMKGKDILITNGFTEGFDIVLSALSTGNSAVISENPTHHTAIKNLKLHGFDITGITMERDGIHLGELTQALEKGAYDCAYFVPSYHNPTGIVMSPEKRLGLMKLMANYKIPVIEDGFNEELRYSGSHVAPLIATAGAGNSVVYLGSFSKVLFPGLRVGWVLADQELIYYLESIKRARSIHTSTLDQSILYQYLYNGNLEKYLKRAKAEYKRKYELTLQCCKEYIPYTALSGDGGLHLFVTFAEGFNTRVLLNACLAQGVIFTAGDIFFTDGKGQHTLRLGFSRVADEDIRKGIEIIGRTARELMG, from the coding sequence ATGTTTAAGGATTTTAAGCTTATAGCCGGACGTCCGGTTTATATCCAAGTGAAAGATTATATGAAGCGTTTAATTATAAAGGGTGCCCTGCAGGGTGGGCAAAAGTTGCCCTCCACACGGGAGCTTAGCGTATTGCTAAAGGTTAGTCGTAATTCCATCATTGCCGCCTACACAGGGCTTGAGGATGACGGCTTCGCTTATGCAGTGCAGGGCCAAGGGAGCTATGTCGCATCAGAAGCTAACGCTTCGGTCCATGCGGCGGATTCCTCATGGAGCATGGATTGGAAAGCACGCATGAACGGGCATGCCCGTTTAGCGGAAGAGCTGGATATCATGAAGCGTGGGATTCGCGCAGCGAAGGGCACGATCTCTTTTACCAGTATTGCTCCCGATGAGAATCTGTTTGATCTCGATAATGTGAAGCGGGCTTTTATGGACCGCATGTCCGTGGAGGGAAACGTTCTGCTGAATTACGGCTATGCCAAAGGGTATAAGCCTTTAATAGACTATTTGCGGCAGTATATGGAGCACAAGGGTGTGGATATGAAGGGCAAGGATATCCTGATCACCAACGGGTTTACGGAAGGTTTTGATATCGTATTATCCGCCCTCAGCACGGGGAATAGCGCGGTGATCAGCGAGAATCCGACTCATCATACAGCGATCAAGAACCTCAAGCTGCACGGCTTTGATATTACGGGAATTACCATGGAGCGGGATGGTATCCATCTGGGAGAGCTTACGCAGGCCTTAGAGAAAGGCGCCTACGATTGTGCCTATTTCGTTCCTTCCTATCATAATCCCACCGGGATTGTGATGTCTCCTGAGAAAAGACTGGGCCTGATGAAGCTGATGGCCAACTATAAGATACCGGTCATCGAGGATGGATTCAACGAGGAACTGCGTTATTCGGGTTCGCATGTGGCGCCATTAATCGCAACGGCGGGCGCAGGCAACAGTGTCGTCTATCTCGGGAGCTTTTCTAAGGTGCTGTTTCCGGGACTGCGGGTGGGTTGGGTGCTGGCGGATCAGGAGCTGATCTATTATCTCGAAAGTATCAAAAGGGCGCGCAGCATTCATACCTCGACGCTGGACCAGTCCATCCTTTACCAATATCTATACAACGGCAATCTGGAGAAATATTTGAAAAGGGCCAAAGCGGAATATAAACGGAAATACGAGCTAACCCTGCAATGCTGTAAGGAATATATTCCTTATACGGCGTTGTCGGGGGATGGGGGACTGCATCTTTTTGTAACGTTTGCGGAGGGCTTTAATACAAGGGTGCTGCTTAATGCTTGTCTTGCGCAAGGGGTTATTTTTACAGCGGGAGATATCTTCTTCACAGACGGCAAAGGTCAGCATACGCTGCGGCTGGGTTTCTCCAGAGTAGCGGATGAGGATATCCGCAAGGGGATCGAGATTATAGGCAGGACGGCACGGGAACTCATGGGATGA
- a CDS encoding histidine phosphatase family protein, which yields MDNGTENHPIELELTLIRHGYTQWNVERRYLGHTDLPLLPQTLVELSVLKAQPELSGEFWRVYCSDLLRCRETLAYLAPSLEQSTVYDNRLREMNFGEWEGCTYAQLKDNEQYCSWLDDPNAVTPPGGESWRQFEARLRSFWSELGRAAADAPRPLPKVKLPRRVLIVTHGGVIRELLAHTVPMVTFRNAESPSPGTVTLLRLRWREGKWGVIGTNYE from the coding sequence ATGGACAACGGAACAGAGAATCATCCTATAGAGCTTGAACTGACCCTCATCCGCCATGGATATACGCAGTGGAATGTTGAACGACGTTACTTAGGTCATACGGATCTTCCGCTGCTTCCGCAAACGCTGGTGGAATTGTCTGTACTAAAAGCCCAGCCTGAGCTGTCAGGGGAATTCTGGCGCGTATATTGCAGCGATTTGCTAAGATGCCGAGAGACCTTGGCTTACCTTGCGCCGTCATTAGAGCAATCCACTGTCTATGATAACCGGCTGCGCGAAATGAACTTCGGTGAGTGGGAAGGTTGTACCTATGCACAGTTAAAGGACAATGAGCAGTATTGCAGCTGGCTTGATGATCCTAACGCGGTTACACCACCAGGTGGAGAGTCGTGGAGGCAGTTCGAAGCACGACTGCGCAGCTTCTGGTCAGAGTTGGGACGAGCAGCTGCTGACGCTCCACGTCCGCTTCCAAAGGTGAAGCTGCCTCGACGGGTGCTTATAGTGACACATGGTGGTGTGATCAGGGAATTGCTGGCGCATACGGTACCCATGGTTACATTTCGGAACGCTGAGTCACCGTCTCCGGGTACCGTAACACTTTTGCGGCTGCGGTGGCGAGAAGGAAAGTGGGGCGTTATAGGCACGAATTATGAATAA
- a CDS encoding glycosyltransferase family 2 protein, with amino-acid sequence MKQYTSREAEVSIIPNTGVKEIWMKKDPVVTVLMPVYNGEKYLVEAIDSILNQTFTDFEFLIINDASTDRSVEIIESYGDERIRLLHNEQNLKLIATLNKGIEEARGQYLARMDADDISAPQRLERQVATLEANPKIAVCGCWADMIGEDAGHIWKFPKGHEEIKARLLFENCISHPGVTLRRSILDDPLLRYDSRYTHVEDWEFWSHISMEHELFNIQEILLHYRLNDNSVSRLYEDEQSYNNRKVFVPYLNRLGIQPSEAEIVIHRRLNFEAWPFTPDQAFLQSCHDWLMKLQAANNAQGIYAEPAFTKQLAQKWYLVCSRSRNLGLRVWAQFWKSPLIHNRRVSINQRTKFMIKSAIGKN; translated from the coding sequence TTGAAACAATACACTTCGCGGGAAGCGGAAGTAAGCATTATCCCCAACACGGGCGTAAAGGAGATCTGGATGAAGAAGGACCCTGTAGTAACTGTACTGATGCCTGTTTACAATGGTGAGAAGTATTTGGTGGAAGCAATTGACAGTATTTTGAACCAGACATTTACCGATTTTGAATTTCTGATCATTAACGATGCATCGACGGATCGGTCCGTTGAGATTATTGAGTCTTATGGGGACGAACGGATCAGACTGTTGCATAACGAGCAGAATCTGAAGTTAATTGCCACTCTGAATAAAGGCATTGAGGAGGCGAGAGGCCAATATTTGGCCCGGATGGATGCGGATGATATCAGCGCACCGCAGCGGCTGGAGAGGCAGGTGGCAACTCTGGAAGCCAATCCAAAGATTGCTGTCTGCGGCTGCTGGGCGGATATGATCGGAGAGGATGCCGGACATATCTGGAAATTCCCGAAGGGACATGAAGAGATCAAAGCCCGGCTCCTATTCGAGAATTGTATCTCCCACCCCGGTGTGACCCTCCGCAGGAGCATCTTGGATGATCCGTTACTTCGCTATGATTCGCGTTATACCCATGTGGAGGATTGGGAGTTCTGGTCCCATATCAGTATGGAGCATGAACTCTTCAATATTCAGGAAATTCTGCTGCACTACAGACTGAATGACAACAGTGTCAGCCGATTATATGAGGATGAGCAGAGCTACAATAACCGCAAGGTGTTTGTTCCTTATCTGAACCGGCTTGGCATTCAGCCGTCAGAGGCTGAGATTGTCATACACAGGAGATTGAATTTTGAAGCGTGGCCGTTCACGCCGGATCAGGCATTTCTACAGAGTTGCCACGATTGGCTGATGAAGCTGCAGGCAGCCAACAATGCTCAGGGTATATATGCGGAGCCTGCATTTACGAAACAGTTAGCACAGAAATGGTATCTGGTTTGCAGCCGCTCCCGTAATCTGGGCTTGCGGGTATGGGCGCAGTTTTGGAAATCACCGTTGATTCACAACCGCCGAGTGTCCATTAATCAGCGGACTAAATTTATGATCAAGAGTGCAATAGGGAAAAATTGA